One window from the genome of Vicinamibacteria bacterium encodes:
- a CDS encoding response regulator encodes MGKKILLADDSITIQKVIELTFSDEDFDVVTVGNGRLAVEKVQEVRPDVVLCDIIMPEKDGYEVCDFIKRNASLSHIPVLLLTGAFEPFDQERAARVGCDGFLAKPFEPETLIAKVKDLLKKAASRTVSSAGLRTPPVVAEPFPVPPREPEPSPPATSSFPPGPPARPPELIPFPTAAVRPPGIEPPPAPPSPPEVRFIPDEPFGDLDGATFAPDTATASFGAPPVERRTFPVAEEAAATRDLLPMTPEESESLAAPAAPSDSANTVMFKAGAVSWSAPLAEPPTAAAPPPSPPAAAEPEFEEVVDEDVVGFPGAFGASPAPAAFEPPAAAPPPPPAAPPALATSAPEPRMISGAGSVPGPTGPRAPAPPWAAAEAAPSFADVAGDEVLAVNTAAVAASVAAEVAVPVDMVAQIAQRVVAQISERVVAQIAWEVIPDLAEAMLKKEIERLKAELQRT; translated from the coding sequence AGTACGTCCGGACGTGGTGCTCTGCGACATCATCATGCCCGAAAAGGACGGCTACGAGGTCTGCGACTTTATCAAGAGAAACGCGTCCCTATCCCACATACCGGTCCTGCTCTTGACGGGTGCTTTCGAGCCCTTCGACCAGGAGCGCGCGGCGCGAGTGGGCTGTGATGGCTTTCTGGCCAAGCCGTTCGAGCCGGAGACGCTCATCGCCAAGGTCAAGGATCTGTTGAAGAAGGCGGCCTCCCGAACCGTGTCGTCCGCCGGGCTGCGCACCCCACCGGTCGTTGCCGAGCCCTTCCCGGTCCCGCCTCGGGAGCCCGAGCCCAGCCCCCCGGCCACGAGCTCGTTCCCCCCGGGTCCGCCCGCGCGACCGCCCGAGCTGATACCGTTCCCGACGGCGGCCGTCCGCCCCCCAGGGATCGAGCCACCCCCCGCCCCGCCTTCCCCTCCGGAGGTGAGGTTCATCCCGGACGAGCCGTTTGGAGACCTGGACGGTGCTACGTTCGCCCCCGACACCGCCACCGCCTCCTTCGGGGCTCCCCCCGTCGAGCGCCGGACTTTCCCCGTCGCGGAAGAGGCGGCGGCAACGCGGGACCTGCTGCCGATGACGCCCGAGGAGTCCGAGAGTCTGGCCGCACCCGCCGCCCCCTCCGATTCCGCGAACACGGTCATGTTCAAAGCGGGGGCCGTCTCCTGGTCAGCCCCGCTGGCCGAGCCGCCAACCGCCGCCGCCCCGCCTCCCTCGCCCCCCGCGGCCGCAGAGCCCGAGTTTGAGGAGGTGGTCGACGAGGACGTAGTGGGATTCCCCGGTGCTTTCGGGGCGTCTCCCGCCCCCGCTGCCTTCGAGCCGCCCGCAGCCGCGCCGCCTCCTCCGCCCGCCGCGCCGCCTGCGCTGGCCACCTCCGCCCCCGAACCTCGCATGATCTCGGGGGCAGGGAGCGTCCCCGGGCCCACCGGGCCACGGGCTCCCGCTCCGCCCTGGGCGGCCGCGGAAGCGGCTCCGTCATTCGCGGATGTGGCGGGGGACGAGGTGTTGGCCGTGAACACCGCAGCCGTGGCCGCCTCCGTGGCGGCCGAGGTAGCAGTTCCCGTGGACATGGTCGCCCAGATCGCCCAGCGCGTCGTCGCCCAGATCTCCGAGAGAGTCGTCGCCCAGATCGCCTGGGAGGTCATCCCCGACTTGGCCGAGGCCATGCTCAAGAAAGAGATCGAGCGCCTCAAGGCCGAGCTGCAGCGGACCTAG
- a CDS encoding valine--tRNA ligase, with product MSKEPLAKAYEPKEVEARWYRFWDEGGFFRANPESGKPPFAIVIPPPNVTGSLHIGHAFTLTLQDVIVRWKRMCGHDTLWLPGLDHAGIATQLVVERQLAREGKRKEDLGRASFEARVWEWKAESGGKILNQLRLMGYSLDWTRLRFTLDPQLSRAVREVFVSLYEAGLIYRGDYIVNWCPRCGTALSDLEVETEAESGSLWHIRYPGADGGPGVVVATTRPETLLGDTAVAVHPDDERHRALLGGKVILPILHRPIPVVGDSFVDPEFGTGAVKVTPAHDPNDFLAAQRLGLPAINIMDERGVLNENAGPYAGQDRFQAREAIVRQLAAEGLLVKTVPHSVPLGRCQRCQTVVEPRLSRQWFVKMAPLAEPAIKAVEDGRIVFVPASTAKTYFEWMRNIRDWCISRQLWWGHRIPAWTCGACSRLTVARQDPATCPHCGGKELTQESDVLDTWFSSALFPFSTLGWPDQTRDLERYYPNNVMMTGFDIIFFWVARMIVMGLRFKDDVPFRRVFFNGLVRDDKGVKMSKTRGNDVDPLELVAKHGTDAVRFTLTALAAPGTDPSLSEARLLGYKAFVNKLWNASRFVLMNLDGDRAPYSFSQLPLASQWILGELNNTAGLVQEALEEFRFDLAANTLYHFVWSELCDWYIEISKVLLADPKHGPETRTVLLEVLEGSLRLLHPIMPYVTEEIWQRLPHDGDSIMVAPFPQRRELALAGKRMSDLIDLVTAIRTIRATYEVDPKRRIDVTLLAPAATGFAFLEEQRPLISALCRIEHLRIVSQAARSRQTIVQPVGEFEIHIPMAGLFDLAAERSRLTKERLKIDGELGSLSARLGNPQFVERAKPEVVEESRARVAELEARKRRVEEMLRELGGEAQ from the coding sequence ATGTCCAAAGAGCCGCTCGCGAAGGCCTACGAACCGAAGGAGGTGGAGGCGCGCTGGTACCGCTTCTGGGACGAGGGCGGTTTCTTCCGCGCCAACCCGGAATCCGGCAAACCGCCCTTCGCCATCGTCATCCCGCCCCCGAATGTAACGGGCTCCCTCCATATTGGCCACGCCTTCACCCTCACCCTGCAGGATGTGATCGTGCGCTGGAAGCGAATGTGCGGCCACGACACGCTCTGGCTGCCGGGACTGGACCATGCCGGCATCGCCACCCAGCTGGTGGTGGAGCGGCAGCTTGCCCGGGAGGGCAAGCGGAAAGAGGACTTAGGGCGGGCCAGCTTCGAGGCGAGGGTCTGGGAGTGGAAGGCGGAGAGCGGGGGCAAGATTCTGAACCAACTCCGCCTCATGGGCTACTCCCTGGACTGGACGCGGCTGCGCTTCACTCTCGACCCCCAACTCTCGCGGGCCGTGCGCGAGGTCTTCGTCTCCCTCTACGAGGCCGGGCTCATCTACCGCGGCGACTACATCGTGAACTGGTGCCCACGCTGCGGTACGGCTTTGTCGGATCTGGAGGTCGAGACCGAGGCCGAGAGCGGAAGCTTGTGGCACATCCGCTACCCGGGGGCGGATGGCGGGCCCGGCGTCGTGGTCGCGACCACGCGCCCCGAGACCCTGCTCGGGGACACCGCGGTGGCGGTTCATCCCGACGACGAGCGTCACCGGGCCCTCCTGGGCGGGAAGGTGATCCTGCCCATCCTGCATCGTCCCATCCCGGTGGTGGGGGACTCCTTCGTCGACCCGGAGTTCGGGACGGGGGCAGTCAAGGTCACCCCCGCCCACGATCCGAATGACTTCCTGGCTGCCCAGCGGCTGGGCCTGCCCGCCATAAACATTATGGACGAGCGGGGAGTCCTCAACGAGAACGCCGGACCCTACGCGGGTCAGGACCGCTTTCAGGCCCGGGAGGCGATCGTCCGCCAGCTCGCGGCGGAAGGACTCCTGGTGAAGACGGTCCCGCACTCGGTGCCCTTGGGGCGCTGCCAGCGCTGTCAGACGGTGGTGGAGCCCCGGCTCTCCCGGCAGTGGTTCGTGAAGATGGCCCCCCTGGCGGAGCCAGCCATCAAGGCGGTGGAGGACGGGCGCATCGTCTTCGTGCCCGCGAGCACGGCTAAGACCTACTTTGAGTGGATGCGGAACATCCGTGATTGGTGCATCAGTCGGCAGCTCTGGTGGGGGCACCGCATCCCGGCCTGGACGTGCGGGGCCTGCTCCCGGCTGACGGTGGCGCGCCAAGACCCCGCGACCTGCCCCCACTGCGGCGGGAAGGAACTCACCCAGGAAAGTGACGTCCTGGACACTTGGTTCTCCTCCGCCCTCTTTCCCTTCTCCACCCTGGGCTGGCCGGACCAGACCCGCGATCTCGAGCGCTACTACCCCAACAACGTGATGATGACCGGGTTCGACATCATCTTCTTCTGGGTAGCCCGGATGATCGTGATGGGGCTGCGCTTCAAAGATGACGTGCCCTTCCGGCGCGTCTTCTTCAACGGTCTGGTCCGTGATGACAAGGGCGTGAAGATGTCCAAGACCCGGGGCAACGACGTGGACCCGCTGGAGCTTGTCGCCAAGCACGGGACGGACGCCGTTCGCTTCACCCTTACCGCCCTGGCCGCGCCGGGGACCGACCCTTCACTCTCCGAAGCGCGTCTGCTGGGCTATAAGGCCTTCGTCAACAAGCTCTGGAACGCCTCGCGCTTCGTGCTCATGAACCTGGACGGCGACCGGGCCCCTTACTCGTTCTCCCAGCTCCCCCTGGCCAGCCAATGGATCCTTGGCGAACTGAACAACACGGCGGGGCTGGTGCAGGAAGCCCTGGAGGAGTTTAGGTTCGATCTGGCCGCCAACACCTTGTATCACTTCGTCTGGAGTGAGCTCTGCGACTGGTACATCGAGATCTCCAAGGTCCTCTTGGCCGATCCAAAGCACGGTCCCGAGACCCGGACCGTCCTTCTAGAAGTGCTCGAGGGATCGCTGCGACTCTTGCATCCGATCATGCCCTACGTCACGGAAGAGATCTGGCAACGGCTCCCCCACGACGGAGACTCGATCATGGTCGCGCCCTTTCCGCAGAGGCGGGAGCTGGCCCTTGCCGGCAAGCGGATGAGCGATCTCATCGATCTGGTGACCGCCATTAGAACCATTCGGGCGACCTACGAGGTGGATCCGAAACGGCGCATCGACGTCACGCTCCTGGCCCCGGCCGCGACCGGCTTCGCCTTTCTCGAGGAGCAGCGCCCGTTGATATCGGCCCTTTGTCGGATAGAGCATCTCAGGATCGTGTCGCAAGCGGCGAGGTCCCGGCAGACGATCGTCCAGCCGGTGGGGGAATTCGAGATCCACATCCCCATGGCCGGGCTCTTCGACCTCGCGGCGGAAAGGAGCCGGCTGACCAAGGAGCGCCTGAAGATCGACGGGGAGCTCGGGAGCCTAAGCGCTCGGCTGGGCAACCCGCAGTTCGTAGAGCGCGCAAAACCCGAGGTGGTCGAGGAGAGCCGGGCGCGGGTGGCGGAGCTCGAGGCCCGAAAGCGCAGGGTGGAGGAGATGCTCCGCGAACTCGGGGGCGAGGCCCAATGA
- the nadC gene encoding carboxylating nicotinate-nucleotide diphosphorylase, with product MTLELPDVAALVRRALAEDLGGRDLTTEAVVPPDLRARGVLLAKQDLVVSGLDAAGATFQALDGTMSFAPRAGEGERVPAGSILALVSGPARGILTGERVALNFLQRLSGVATLTRRFVEAVAGTGVRIRDTRKTTPFLRALEKRAVGAGGGEAHRADLAAGILVKDNHVRLAGGVAEATRRAVAEAGARPVEVEVERIEQIEDALGAGATMLLLDNFTAPDVRRAVALIGHRVPVEVSGGVTLATVRSYAEAGPDYIAVGALTHSAPAADISLEIEGA from the coding sequence ATGACCCTCGAGCTCCCCGACGTCGCGGCCCTCGTGCGACGGGCCCTGGCCGAGGACTTGGGGGGCCGTGATTTGACCACGGAGGCGGTCGTGCCCCCCGACCTCCGGGCCCGGGGCGTGCTGCTGGCAAAGCAAGACCTGGTCGTCTCGGGCCTGGACGCCGCCGGGGCCACATTCCAAGCTCTGGACGGAACGATGTCCTTCGCGCCCCGGGCCGGGGAGGGTGAGCGCGTCCCCGCCGGAAGCATCCTCGCCCTCGTGTCCGGCCCGGCCCGCGGGATCCTGACCGGGGAACGCGTGGCCCTGAACTTCCTTCAGCGCCTCTCGGGGGTGGCCACTCTCACGCGTCGCTTCGTGGAGGCAGTGGCGGGAACGGGCGTGCGCATCCGCGACACCCGCAAGACGACGCCGTTCTTGCGCGCGCTGGAGAAGAGGGCCGTGGGGGCGGGAGGGGGAGAGGCCCACCGCGCGGACCTCGCCGCCGGTATCCTCGTCAAGGACAACCATGTGCGTCTGGCCGGCGGGGTCGCCGAGGCGACCCGGCGCGCGGTGGCGGAGGCGGGAGCGCGTCCCGTCGAGGTGGAGGTGGAGCGGATCGAGCAGATCGAGGACGCCCTGGGGGCGGGCGCGACCATGCTCCTGCTCGACAACTTCACGGCCCCCGATGTCCGCCGGGCGGTCGCGCTCATCGGGCACCGGGTGCCGGTGGAGGTCTCGGGAGGGGTGACCCTGGCCACGGTCCGCTCCTATGCAGAGGCCGGGCCGGATTACATCGCGGTGGGAGCGCTGACCCATTCCGCGCCCGCTGCCGACATCTCGCTCGAAATCGAGGGGGCGTGA
- a CDS encoding biotin--[acetyl-CoA-carboxylase] ligase — translation MTTTTERLRGFLQARGGAWTGPIEHFPSLGSTNDLLKERARAGAPEWSVLLADEQTAGRGRQGHAWASPPGGLYLSVLMRPRFRPGGLIPLAAGVAVADALADQGLSAQLKWPNDVLIGERKLGGILAESAAGVAGLEWVVVGVGINLELPPAGLPAGVRATATSFRAETGTACDAAALGAGVLAGLAVWYDDLIRGEPAALLAAWRARSVPWWGRAVEARSAAGAAIRGLARDVDEGGALLLELEDGSRVPVIAGEVRELRLRDPGSR, via the coding sequence GTGACCACTACCACGGAGCGGCTCCGGGGTTTTCTCCAGGCGAGGGGAGGCGCCTGGACGGGGCCCATCGAGCATTTCCCGAGCCTGGGCTCCACCAACGATCTCTTGAAGGAGCGGGCCCGGGCGGGCGCCCCGGAATGGAGCGTGCTCCTGGCCGACGAGCAAACGGCGGGGCGGGGGAGGCAGGGCCATGCCTGGGCCTCGCCTCCGGGGGGGCTCTATCTCTCGGTTCTGATGCGGCCCCGTTTCCGCCCCGGTGGTCTCATCCCCCTCGCGGCGGGGGTGGCGGTGGCAGACGCGCTCGCCGACCAAGGGCTGAGCGCCCAGCTCAAGTGGCCGAATGATGTCCTGATCGGCGAACGCAAGCTCGGGGGAATCCTCGCGGAATCGGCGGCCGGCGTTGCAGGCTTGGAATGGGTCGTGGTCGGGGTGGGGATCAATCTCGAGCTTCCCCCCGCGGGCCTGCCCGCGGGGGTGAGAGCGACCGCCACTTCCTTCCGGGCCGAAACCGGCACCGCCTGCGATGCCGCCGCCCTGGGGGCGGGGGTTCTGGCGGGTTTGGCCGTCTGGTATGATGACTTGATTCGAGGGGAGCCTGCGGCCCTGCTGGCCGCGTGGCGCGCGCGCTCCGTACCCTGGTGGGGGCGGGCGGTGGAGGCTCGCTCGGCCGCGGGTGCCGCCATCCGGGGCTTGGCGCGCGACGTGGACGAGGGGGGCGCGCTTCTCCTCGAACTCGAAGATGGGTCCCGGGTGCCGGTCATTGCCGGCGAAGTCCGGGAGTTGCGGCTGAGGGACCCCGGTTCTCGATGA
- a CDS encoding type III pantothenate kinase, which translates to MLLTIDVGNTNTVLGLHQGAELKAHWRLTTRREQTADEYGILVRNLFATSDLAPGQIEGVALASVVPPLTPVLVALSREYLGHDPLVIEPGVRTGMPILYEPPGDVGADRIVNGVAAFAAYGGPVIVVDFGTATTFDVVTKKGEYAGGVICPGIGISADALFQRAARLPRVDVRHPGRVVGKSTVGSIQSGLYFGYAEMVEGLIRRIRTELQEPVKAVATGGLAETLAGDIPSIEAVDPVLTLTGLRLIWDRNRTPAR; encoded by the coding sequence GTGCTCCTCACCATCGACGTCGGTAACACCAACACCGTGCTCGGGCTTCACCAGGGGGCCGAGCTCAAGGCTCACTGGCGTCTCACCACCCGCCGGGAACAGACCGCCGACGAGTATGGCATCCTGGTCCGCAACCTCTTCGCCACCTCCGACCTCGCACCGGGGCAGATTGAGGGCGTGGCCTTGGCGAGCGTCGTGCCGCCCTTGACCCCCGTCCTGGTGGCTCTGTCTCGCGAGTACCTGGGCCACGACCCGCTCGTGATCGAGCCCGGCGTTCGCACGGGGATGCCGATCCTGTACGAGCCGCCCGGGGACGTGGGCGCGGACCGCATCGTCAACGGGGTGGCTGCGTTCGCCGCCTATGGCGGTCCCGTGATCGTGGTCGACTTCGGGACCGCCACTACCTTTGACGTCGTGACCAAGAAGGGCGAATACGCAGGGGGCGTCATCTGTCCCGGCATCGGGATCAGCGCGGACGCGCTGTTTCAACGGGCGGCCCGACTGCCCCGGGTGGATGTGCGCCATCCAGGTCGAGTGGTGGGGAAATCCACGGTGGGCTCCATCCAGTCCGGCTTGTACTTCGGCTACGCGGAGATGGTGGAGGGTCTCATCCGTCGGATCCGCACCGAGCTACAGGAGCCGGTCAAGGCGGTGGCCACGGGCGGCCTGGCCGAGACCCTGGCCGGCGATATTCCTTCCATTGAAGCCGTGGACCCCGTGCTCACCTTGACCGGGCTGCGCCTGATCTGGGACCGCAACCGGACGCCCGCGCGGTAG